The following nucleotide sequence is from Acyrthosiphon pisum isolate AL4f chromosome A2, pea_aphid_22Mar2018_4r6ur, whole genome shotgun sequence.
TATGTTGAaatttaagaagaaaaaaaaaagttcaaaatttgagtTTTATTGTAATGGTAATTATTTCAAAGTGATTTATATTCAGTTTAAGActacacaaaaattaatataataaggatttactacatttaatatttaaatcaaaaaatgtaataagacCTTTTATGTTATGACATCATGctccatttaaatattaaaactctaaagtaggtactcatttaataattattatttaaaaataaaacttcttattatttattaatattttaaagcagtataaaaatttatacttatatcgCACATTTGtaattatgaatacaataatttggatacattatattatatttattaaaacataaattacacAAAATGATAACTATTGACAGATttgaaaacagaaaaaattatagtaatatatttaatgaaatacatctaaaaaattagtataggttacttacttaaaatatatagatatttagtgGTTGTTTTATACATTGTTAATTTCATCAATAAGTTTGGCTTTACTAAGAATTCCTAAAaacatatcatttaaaatattaataacataacttCATTATaactcaattttaaatattaaaactaattactaattatgtatattatctaaagtttacaatttatatgttGATGCCACAGCCACTAaggtttttatacttttatatgggGGAAGTTTAACTAGTATCTTTATATGCTGATACTGTGTAACAGTTTAGACTTTTGCAGCaactttatactaattttaatttaatacatagttACTTCTTATCTAATACATTCATCAGAGAACACTGAAAGCATTTTTAACTTTTCCTTAAATTTTGAGGAGGCCTAAGCCCTTTCAACTCCCCTATCTACATCACTGTTTATATGATATACTATGATTTGTTTTCACTGGGTATCTAACAGAAACATGAGTAAACCCTATTAATTAagtttatgtaaaatatgacATAGATACATATTGTAGTAATTTCTATCAAATCAAGTGAACAGATATGTATTTTCATAAGCGGAATACCAAatatcacattttatattttatattaggggAGTATTGTTAACTATGTTTTAAggagaaaaatatattcaaattgatATAACTATTTTCGTGACATGTCATTGTAGAcaagtaaaatatgtacattaggtacctagtgtttattacaatttaagatattttaaattgcgGTATATACGAGTCTAATCTGGAAATTTATCATCACTggtcaaattaatgtttttttttaatgtgagcACATGTAAATACactttatatatagatataatatccatctaaacaaaattttgaaaatttgtctTGTGATTAGCTTTAAATACCaccttttatttaattactggCAACTTCagtgttaataaaaaatcatattatatacattgtgatttgtggttatgtgttaaaattaaaaatcaatacaccttaaataatttaataatagtattacctTTTTCTTCGAAACGATTAAACAAAGGATCGCTttccttaataaaataatctaatgtgGCTTTTTGATAGTAGTTGCCTtgcatttcaatattattaattattgttgtaagtaAATGAGCTTTTCCGACATTTATtcctattaaataatacaaataaacaaattatatgaataaatagtaagtaaatttttgtaaaataaatttaaataacaaataacaataaataatattactaccgTCAATCAAGGTGACTTGGAACTACGAGGTGAGatgtaacaattttgtttttgtttaaacatttcaagATATCTATcagggtatttaatataatttaattgtacctccattaaaaatgtttttcatattatgactATAAATGTTATCTTCAACCATGCGATTGGTCTAATCATTACCCCCGAAAAAAATAGCCAAACATTTTTCATGATCACAGCAATTTTATCATTGCTTTTAAAAGTGCTTTAGATTTTAGTGATAGATGTCGATTTTAGgggttagtatattttatatacattaaaggGTACTTCAaaagaatattgtaattaaaagtttaaaaacatttattcctAATTGTATagctttagttttatttttcaaaaaaatttaagggTGActtgtaatatcataaaaaacacatacaatgcataaaatgcagtttagcttctaagtgattttttgaaattttttttctaaatgtgtGTTATTGCATGCttaatttgatgatattttcaaaaaaagtccctcttacttaattttataattatggtaaaaaaacttcaattgcttatttttttattaacattaaaagtaagtaagataggtaaattctgatttcactaaaattttaagcatataaacatttataaatattttgttacaagtcAACTCTAATGTTCTTGAATTGAATTTTACGTTGAATTTTTATAGTTGTTACCTAAAAATTGAGGTGACTTGTAACacgtgttttttattattttttttttaagtgagtttttattaaaaaactaaatttgatgGTTTTATTCTACTCATTAGACGTtgtggaaataaatataatttttgtagaccagtgcgattttttttaagctcataATACTAAGAAGTATGTCAAAATTGTTTCAAGTCACCTCGATTGACGGTACTTAGGATAaaagcaaaatataaattgcacagtaaacattttaaattattagaaataagtaTGTAGTCTACagtttcattgatttttttttaaaatttgtatcatttcaatagtgattactgattagtaataattagtgtTTTGTATTGACTAATGAGGCTGTTTTCAGTAAGTTATCATAATGAGttgagacaaaaaaaatattttgtgagttACATTAAAACTGCTGAACCTAGTTGAAACTGGGAAATATGGCAAACAAGgtaaaatatgatgtatatagGATATTAATATAACACTAAATAATAGCAAATTTAATAGTAGATTAACATACTTTTTGAACAATAAGACAATCAAATCAATCGATataggaaattaatttttttttctccttaAAAATTGTGGAGACTGTAATGCAGTTGAAGGCATAGAAGGTATAGTTAAGTTTATAGAatagataaatgttttgaatttgttagttaacaattttgttttacatttcaaGGTATgggtaaattaaaaactaccaACCTGGAGGTGTATGCATCAAATATGTAAAGTGAACATGAAAATGATAGAATGATGGTTGATAATGGACATAAGTGCGTAATTGAGATTGTTGAActccatataatttataaatagcagcctaaaaaatagtttaatataaaactttgttcaatgAAACACAAAAAATTACTCATAAATTTAGATACATACTGATcctttgtttaaaatattttttaataacggTAAATGATCAGTCGTTAAGTCTCTTAATGActtaatgtttctttttttgataatagctaacaaatataattcattCAATTTACCGGACCATTTTAAGTCTGGTAAAAGTAAAAAACCATTATCTTCATCATCTTTTTGATTTTCAGAAGCCGTATCATATGTTATTCTTTCTTTTTCTGATTTATACTCTAAGCAATTGTATACCCACTGAatgaatattaacataaaataaatcatttttttctaataaatttaataatttgatagaaAACTCACTTGTAGTGACAAGCTGTTATCCAAGATATGATGTAAAGTTATAGTTTGATACATTTCTTCAGTTTCTTGCACACAATAAATGGGTTGactcgaaaattttaaaatatgcttgTCTGTTGCAGGGTATATTAGGTCCATTTTATTGGAAGGaatgttttctataaatttaaacaaatatttcaattgtaatcaaaaaataatagattttaatatttaccatcaTATTGCGGCACACAACTGAATGATTTATAAACATcgttatctaaatttttttttaatttagtctgGGCATTGCACACATTTAAAACAGAAGCTTCATCAAAAGCATATTTTTCCATAACAACAACAGCAGGTTCAGGGAGTCCTTTAAAATTGCCTTCAACAGCAATCATTTTGCGTTCTGTGTCATTCATCAAAATTCGTTTGAGACAGAATTGATCAAAATTTGGTTGCGGATCCATTATGAACTTGGCGATGAATACAAAAACTTAAAGTTCAGATTTAATTAAATCCTATTATAGTCAGTACTCAGTGATTTACACGCACATTGAAAGATACAATCACattcaaatcaaaataaaaaccgcaaattaaaaaggtaaaatttaaaaaataaccaaaatttcaaaacaaaattattttcaaatattgtaaaccAGTTGCCTTATCTttagcatagaacaatatagaagcgaaaactcgatcagctgatgggtgaagtgtttacctatgatctgaagtccgaacaatgaaactgtttccgtaacactgacatgatgttatacccatattgaaaaaccgtttccgcctaaaTAGGCAggggtattctgcgcggggtcgggttgtttccactgtttacttttatcatagattacgtatgccacgccgtgttcaaggttacaatcgcccgattcggccaattcacggagtttcatacccctgtcTTTAGCCAATGCCTTCATCTTGCTACAGAGTACAGAATAAcaaaataagtgaaataattTACAGCNNNNNNNNNNNNNNNNNNNNNNNNNNNNNNNNNNNNNNNNNNNNNNNNNNATAGTtttcctaggtttttaatatgtaatttcgtccaaatttgtacttaaaatgagtataaaaataaactgtgtaaatgtattttatagatttttttgtaacagaattaattacttacgtggaatcttgttttaaattttcaatccttagatataaaagttgaacattttatagatttttaactacgaaataattattcaattataaattttgtcaaaattcgatctttaaatgcttataaaaaaaaattgtgccaatgtatttttaatatttttcaactgatattgtaacaatatatcaggagctttgtattaaatttttacattttttggcccaacagataaaacttaattgatatttatagaaaaaaaaactaaaaaaattgaaaaccgaaaatgtccgtaaacagctcaaaaagagtcaaaatattttcaacattgtatggtgtataggaaatgctaatataaacattcagtaaaattttcatgtatctacagttattcgtttttgaattacaacaaaataagaaaatcgctacatgagaaatcgaatgaatatccaatgttgtaaaaatttgaatttcaaacgatcataaaaatttaatttgacttccttatagatattttttgtttaataaaagtagataatcttataaggaatctggtattacattttaaaatcatagatttaaaaagaaaaatttttacgaatttttaactcgaaataatttgcaaattttcgtgatttttccatattttgtcattttttgaactttaaatgcttataaaaaaaaactgtgactaacgatttttaatatatttcatctgcctttgaaacaatatactaggagccttctattaaattttcaagcttttttatccaacaaaatattaaacaacNNNNNNNNNNNNNNNNNNNNNNNNNNNNNNNNNNNNNNNNNNNNNNNNNNNNNNNNNNNNNNNNNNNNNNNNNNNNNNNNNNNNNNNNNNNNNNNNNNNNNNNNNNNNNNNNNNNNNNNNNNNNNNNNNNNNNNNNNNNNNNNNNNNNNNNNNNNNNNNNNNNNNNNNNNNNNNNNNNNNNNNNNNNNNNNNNNNNNNNNNNNNNNNNNNNNNNNNNNNNNNNNNNNNNNNNNNNNNNNNNNNNNNNNNNNNNNNNNNNNNNNNNNNNNNNNNNNNNNNNNNNNNNNNNNNNNNNNNNNNNNNNNNNNNNNNNNNNNNNNNNNNNNNNNNNNNNNNNNNNNNNNNNNNNNNNNNNNNNNNNNNNNNNNNNNNNNNNNNNNNNNNNNNNNNNNNNNNNNNNNNNNNNNNNNNNNNNNNNNNNNNNNNNNNNNNNNNNNNNNNNNNNNNNNNNNNNNNNNNNNNNNNNNNNNNNNNNNNNNNNNNNNNNNNNNNNNNNNNNNNNNNNNNNNNNNNNNNNNNNNNNNNNNNNNNNNNNNNNNNNNNNNNNNNNNNNNNNNNNNNNNNNNNNNNNNNNNNNNNNNNNNNNNNNNNNNNNNNNNNNNNNNNNNNNNNNNNNNNNNNNNNNNNNNNNNNNNNNNNNNNNNNNNNNNNNNNNNNNNNNNNNNNNNNNNNNNNNNNNNNNNNNNNNNNNNNNNNNNNNNNNNNNNNNNNNNNNNNNNNNNNNNNNNNNNNNNNNNNNNNNNNNNNNNNNNNNNNNNNNNNNNNNNNNNNNNNNNNNNNNNNNNNNNNNNNNNNNNNNNNNNNNNNNNNNNNNNNNNNNNNNNNNNNNNNNNNNNNNNNNNNNNNNNNNNNNNNNNNNNNNNNNNNNNNNNNNNNNNNNNNNNNNNNNNNNNNNNNNNNNNNNNNNNNNNNNNNNNNNNNNNNNNNNNNNNNNNNNNNNNNNNNNNNNNNNNNNNNNNNNNNNNNNNNNNNNNNNNNNNNNNNNNNNNNNNNNNNNNNNNNNNNNNNNNNNNNNNNNNNNNNNNNNNNNNNNNNNNNNNNNNNNNNNNNNNNNNNNNNNNNNNNNNNNNNNNNNNNNNNNNNNNNNNNNNNNNNNNNNNNNNNNNNNNNNNNNNNNNNNNNNNNNNNNNNNNNNNNNNNNNNNNNNNNNNNNNNNNNNNNNNNNNNNNNNNNNNNNNNNNNNNNNNNNNNNNNNNNNNNNNNNNNNNNNNNNNNNNNNtaaaaaaaaaaacaacacatcattgtaaaatcaatacattcatcgttccactcagaatctaaaattgaaaattgaaattgtctgtaaacagctcaaaacaagtcaaaatatttttaaacttttatcaagtatatgaattgatattaaacataatgatatacatttcaAGTGTCTAtattagttattcatttttgaattacaacaaattaagaaaatcgctagatgagaaatcgagtgaatatccaatgttctaaaaatatgaactttaaacgctcataaaaatttaatttgactttcttatagaaattttttttttttattaaggtaaataatcttataaggaatcttgtattacattttaaaatcttagatttaaaaagaaaaatttttagcaatttttaactcaaattcATTTAcccatttttcaattttttcccaAGAAATTTGAACcctaaatgttattaaaaaaaacagtgacTGTGGATttctattttcaaatatttttcaaacgccattgtaaaaatctattaagagccttgtattaaattttcaagcttttttatccaacaaataaaattttattgacattcatagaaataaaaactaaaaatatccataaacagttcaaaacaaatcaaaatattttgaaaatgttattgcttatagaaaatttaaatataagcaATCGGTGAAAAATTAATGCATCTacgataatttgttttagagttacaccaaaaaccaaaatcgatattaTCGGAAactgattttgtgtaaaaaatcccatttttccttaatttttttttatttttccccaCGCCTTTGAACATTGAACTACATTGAATTTTTTCATTTGACTCCTCCCTCCTCCTCCCAaagtatcaataatttatcctatcagaaaatatacgGTTGAAGAAAATGTAAGCTTTTTTACTGTTGTAAAAggtgttacatattatacacaaataaaaaacaaatttttaatttcaaaattaatattaaaaaaataaaaataaacaccattgtaaaatcaatacatgtaTGAATGCAATTGATATCAGGAAACGTtttcttttaaatgtatacGCTATAGGTTAACTGCaggtaattaatttactaaagttgttatgttattattatataatatattgaaataggtaaaggtgatcataaattattttttttttaattgattttaagcattggcaatagtaatataatatattcgacttttttcttatattaatttcaataaaggTAAATACACTAAATATTACCATACCTGATGGCGTGTCGTCGTTCCAACACTACCTATGATAAAATACGCGACTGATGCAGAAATCGGTTTGTCAACGTGTAATTGTGTAGGtgagtaataatatgtttgtatggCCTCCCTGTGCACAATGTAAATTTGCAGCTTTGCGGTTTGCTTAatcgtataagtacctacctattataatataatatgtaaataataaatataggtatgtaccgcGCACGATCGTCTATTGCAAAGGTTGCTGCAATGTTTTTCAACAAGCTTCCAtgaaattctaaatttataCCAACtggtcgtatataatatgccaATATAGGCATGACAAcagacaaaatcaatttttttgtcattatgcATATAGACATGCGCACGGAAGCATCGAATGGTGCTTTAACTGCACctgcaaacaatttattttgactttagTGGATTGgtgaatatttgtttaaaatatgtatgtatattgaacattttacacatgaatgataataataacattaaatttaaaacaaaataaaaatatgaatgctTAATGTTGATGGTtaatcaaatgaaaaattataaaaaatattaatcaatgcGTGAAGTCTAAGTTAAGACGTTTGGGTTGGTTTTATGGTGATTGGTACAAATTCGGACGTATTTGACGTACACATAGCCACATAGGACAGgctttagtacctattataggtacataaccaTAGTACATTATACCGGCTTCCGACATTACCCGTTAGATGCTCATAAcccatttgtataatatattaatactattcgATATTTTACTCTATCACATAATTTAATGATACCTATACGAATTATACGAGTTCGTCATTTTTATCT
It contains:
- the Dcps gene encoding mRNA decapping enzyme, which encodes MDPQPNFDQFCLKRILMNDTERKMIAVEGNFKGLPEPAVVVMEKYAFDEASVLNVCNAQTKLKKNLDNDVYKSFSCVPQYDENIPSNKMDLIYPATDKHILKFSSQPIYCVQETEEMYQTITLHHILDNSLSLQWVYNCLEYKSEKERITYDTASENQKDDEDNGFLLLPDLKWSGKLNELYLLAIIKKRNIKSLRDLTTDHLPLLKNILNKGSAAIYKLYGVQQSQLRTYVHYQPSFYHFHVHFTYLMHTPPGINVGKAHLLTTIINNIEMQGNYYQKATLDYFIKESDPLFNRFEEKGILSKAKLIDEINNV